GCGCTCACGCGTCGTCCTCGGCGGCGAGCTTCGGCAGGCCGCGCACGAGGGCGTCACGGTAGACCTCGTCCTTGTCGAGGCGCCGCAGCTCCTCGGCGAGGGATGCGACCGCGTCCGGGCGCTGCAGCGCCATCTGACGGTCCGGCTGGCCGGGCTGGCTCAGGATCGCCTGCTCACCGTGACGCGTCAGCAGGATCGGGCCGGAAGCACGCTCCAGCTCGACGCTGATGAGGCCCAGACCGGGTTCACCGAGTCGACGCTCGACCGGGCAGCCGAGTTCGACGCCGAGCCAGCCGCCGAGCAGGTCGGTGGAGGCCGAGTCGCTCGCTCCGGTGACGATGACCTTCGTGACCGGCTCGTACGGCGGCACGTCGAGTGCCCCCGCGAGCAGGCCGCGCCAGCGCGTCGTCCGGGCCCACGCCATGTCCGTGTCGCCGGCGGTGTAGTGCATCGCGCGGCGCAGGATCTCGCTGCGCGGGTCGGCCGACAGCGACGCGTCGGTGATGCGACGCTGCGCCATCCGACCGATCGGGGTCTCACCGATGTTCTCGTCGGCCTCCATCGGCCACCACGCGACGACGGGGGAGTCGGCGAGCAGCAGCGGCGTCAGGGCCGACGCGCCGTGCTGCGCGAGGTCACCGTGCAGACGCAGCACGATGATCTCGGATGCACCGGCGTCGCCGCCGAGACGGATCTCGGCGTCGAGCCACGCGTCGGCGGCATCCGGGTCGGCGACGAGCGCGATGATGCGACTCGGGTGCAGACGCGTGGCCTCCGCCGCGACGTGCAGCGACTCCTCGACGTCCTCACCGCGGCAGACGGCGACGAGCGTCATGACACGCCCGATCGTCATCGAGCCGACCTCGTTGCGCAGTTGGACGAGCTTCTTGGAGATCTCCGTCGTCGACGTCTTGTCCAGGTTGACGATCACGGCATCCTCCAGTGGCGTCCGTCGCGGGCCATCATGTCGTCAGAGCTCTGCGGCCCCCACGTGCCCGACTCGTACTGATCGGGCTGCGCATCCATCGAGGCCCAGAAGTTCTCGATCGGGTCGAGGATCTTCCACGACAACTCGACCTCTTCGTGCCGCGGGAACAACGGCGGATCGCCGAGCAGCACGTCGAGGATGAGACGTTCGTACGCCTCCGGGCTCGAGTCGGTGAACGCCGAGCCGTAGCCGAAGTCCATCGTCACGTCGCGCACCTCGAAGCCGTTCGAGCCCGGAATCTTGGAACCGAACCGCATCGTGACGCCCTCGTCGGGCTGCACCCGGATGACGATGGCGTTGCGGCCGAGCTCCTCGGTCTGGTTCTCGTCGAACGGGGTCACCGCGTTCTTGAATACGACGGCGATCTCGGTGACGCGCTTGCCGAG
This region of Dermacoccus nishinomiyaensis genomic DNA includes:
- a CDS encoding glucose-6-phosphate dehydrogenase assembly protein OpcA, coding for MIVNLDKTSTTEISKKLVQLRNEVGSMTIGRVMTLVAVCRGEDVEESLHVAAEATRLHPSRIIALVADPDAADAWLDAEIRLGGDAGASEIIVLRLHGDLAQHGASALTPLLLADSPVVAWWPMEADENIGETPIGRMAQRRITDASLSADPRSEILRRAMHYTAGDTDMAWARTTRWRGLLAGALDVPPYEPVTKVIVTGASDSASTDLLGGWLGVELGCPVERRLGEPGLGLISVELERASGPILLTRHGEQAILSQPGQPDRQMALQRPDAVASLAEELRRLDKDEVYRDALVRGLPKLAAEDDA